Genomic DNA from Candidatus Binataceae bacterium:
GGTGCTGCCGCGATGGGAAGCCGCGCCGCCGGGATGGCTCGGGCCGTCGCTCTACGTGCGCTTCGCGGTGCACGATCGGGACGCGATCGCCGCGGCGCCGCCCGCGGCCGCGGAGGTGTTGCGCAACTACTTCAGCGCCAACACCGGCTTTCGCCGCGAGACTTTTGCCCGTTTCGGCCGCTTCCGCGAAGACCTGGGCGTGGTCGGCGGCAATCCGATCTCGGGCGAGGATACGGAACTGTTCGCGCGGATTATCGGGGGCGGCGGCGCGATGGGGTTCGTCGCCGAAGCGCGGGTTTTTCACCTGGTGCCGGCGGCGCGGATGAATCGCAGGTACCTGCGGCGCAAAGCTTTCGCGTTCGGCGTGGGCACGGCGCTGGCGGGGGGGAGAACTCACAATCATCTGGACAAGCTCGCGCGCAATGCGGTCCGGATGGCGATGGCGGGGGCGCGCGGCGATCGCGAAGGCGCGATTTGCCATGAGCTCGAATGTGCGAATTTCTTCGGCTACTGGTGGGGCCGCCTGCGCATGCGCAAGCGCCCGCGGACAGGGCGCTGAACGCGGCGGGCGCCGTCTTTTCAGGTGTCGCTGGTGGAGTCATAATAACGTTTGGCAATTCGACGAGGGATTTGATGAGTCTTCGCGACAAACTGATAAGCGAGACCCGCCAGGAGCGCGAGGCCCGCGAGCGCCAGGAAGCGCACGATCGCTCGCAGAGCGTTGTGCATCAGATGGCGGAAGCGATGCGCGCGCTGTGCCATCTGGTGGCCAACGAGTTCCTCGGCGAGTACGAAAAGGAACGCCTGGCGACGCTCCGTCCGGCCACGATGAAGATGGAAAACCCGGCGCTCAAGGGAGTGTTCTTTCCCTACCTCACGATCGTCGCGCGGGGCGTTGAGGTCACGCTGAAGCCCGTCGGGCCGGTCTTCGGCATCCCGTTCCGCGCCGATCTATCCAATGGGTCGATCACCTACGCGCTGCTCTGGGACGGCGCCGGAACCTTCGTGCAGAACTGGAAGATCACCACCGTGGACGAGAACGGCGTGCTGCAGCGCGAGCACGCCAAACCGCTCAGCAGAGAGAATTTCGAGGAAGCGTGCGAGAAACTTCTCGGTTTATAGCCCGACGCTCCGCGGCCTTCCACTTCGGCAGGCTCCCCGGAGCTCTACTTTAGATAATC
This window encodes:
- a CDS encoding glycosyltransferase family A protein, whose protein sequence is MTIRLTLAVPTHNRAATLGETLASLTAQRLPAGVETECIVIDNNSIDRTPAVVEEAVARAPFAMRRVFESRPGSSFARNRAVDEAAGDLILFIDDDAVAEADWAAAMMGAIERRGLDAACGLVLPRWEAAPPGWLGPSLYVRFAVHDRDAIAAAPPAAAEVLRNYFSANTGFRRETFARFGRFREDLGVVGGNPISGEDTELFARIIGGGGAMGFVAEARVFHLVPAARMNRRYLRRKAFAFGVGTALAGGRTHNHLDKLARNAVRMAMAGARGDREGAICHELECANFFGYWWGRLRMRKRPRTGR